CTCAAGTGGAGAACTTTGTTGAACCCCATTGTTGGggctgtcacttttgaaagagCCACAGCGGGGCTGACCACTATAAAACCCATCGTCTAGGAAGAAGGGGCAGAGAGAACCCCGCCAGGCTTGCTGGCTGGATCTTTACTGAAACGaggttttcaaagcagaaaaaaaaaaaccaaaaaaaccccccaacaaactacaccaaaagcaaacaaacaaacaaacgagcGGCCCCAGGGATGATGTTCCCCAGCCTCATCGCTCCGCCGGCCGGCTACCCCAGCCTCCTCCGGCCGACTCCCACCCTCACCTTGCCTCAATCGCTGCAGTCAGCTTTTTCCAGCCATTCCAGCTTCCTGGTGGAAGATTTGATCCGGATCAGCAGGCCCACCAGCTACCTGCCCAGGACTGCCCCCCCGCCCAGCATGTCCcctccaacctcagcctccagGACGGACTCGGGGACGCCGGAGCTCGCCAGCTCCACCACGGCCGCCGGCTCCAGAAGGATCTGTTCGCCACAGACTTCCAGCAGCGACTCCACTTTCCTGAAGTTTGGGGTCAACGCCATCCTCTCCTCCGCCCCCCGCACCGGTAAGCGGCCCGATCCCGGTCCGTGGCTCCGGGGAACTCACGGGCGGCAGGAGCGGGGTGGCGGAGTtgggggaaaaggagggaggcGGTTtaggaaagggagggagaacCTGCTACCGAGCTGCAGAACCCTCCGGCAGCGCTCATATTTGAGGGCGATGGGGAGCGCTGGCAGGCTGCTCGTCCCCCCTCCGCCGCCTCCGGACGGACGGGaggagcgggcgggcgggcagggggtTCCCACAGACGGGTTTCCTGACTGACTCTGCCATCCCGGGTGCCGCTTTGCCGGCAAAACCATCACAGCAATATCGCCGCTTTTGCCTGACGGTTCCGAACTCAGTCTGACTCTTTTCTGGTGGGGAAAACTATCACCGCATTGATCCCCAGACCAAGCTACAGACCCAGCCGTGCCCGCGGTCGAGTCCAACTGGTGGTAACCCTCTGCTTAATTtcgttttatttatttactagaAGCTTCCCCGTTGCTTCAGAACGTCCATCCAAAGACTTTCTCCTTCCCCTACTTTGAAGGATCCTTCCAGCCCTTTATCAGATCTTCCTATTTCCCAGGTAGGTCTTTCAAAATCTCTCTCCGGGCGGACCCCTCTCCAGGCACAGCCCGGTAATAATTCTCTGTCCCCCTCCCACAACGGGGGTTATGCTCTAGTTCAGAGGTTGGAGGGAGTACAACATTCAAGCATCAGTCGCGCCAATTTGATGCCCGATTTAGCACAGGCAGTGACCGCTTGACATtcccctgcccgctccccccgcTGATCGCCAAATTAGCCGGGATTGTCACGGTCCCAAGGCGAGGCGGGTCCCCCCCAACTCCTCCCTCCCGGGCagcccctcccgcccgccgccgcttTCAGCACCACGAGGGGAGCGGTCAGCTCCCGCAGCTGCGCGCCCGCGCAAACCCCGCCGCACGCTCCGCGCAGGCGGAGGGAGGCAGCGCGCTCCCCTGCAAACCTGCGCTCCGCCCTGtgtcccccgtcccctccccaaATCTTGCcgctccccccccgccccgcgctgaCATGCGGATGGAGCGCACGGCGTGACTCCTTTCCGCGTACCGACCCGACCCTCCTTCACCTCGGGCTCTCCCGCTTCATCGCTTGGCGTTTAGACCCTCACTGGTTATTCAAACAACAAGGTCTCGGCGGGAAAGCAAGGCTTCGGGGGTAGGATTCTTACAGCACTGAAGTATTATGGTGCCGAgggaacaattaaaaaaaaaatctaattacaCAAACAAgctattaatttaaaaagaaaacagggaaggggagagaggggaaaaaaaaataacccaagcTCTTCCATTCATCCTCCGGATAATGGAATTTGCTTCCTTTCTCCAGCATGTGAATAGCCTAACAAAAACAACTTGAGCTTTATAAATAGCTTTTCATGTCCATTTAATGAAAATGATTTGGGGAAAGGGACGATTGTGCCATCAGTATTCTCCCGAGGAGCCTGGCATGCCGTTGTGTTTAGTTTGAAAGTGTAAATCTCTTTTGTTCCAATAATATATGGCGTTAGCTGCTTGTCCTCAGTCTTTTTCTGTTAGTTCATTACTACACAATTACCATTCACGCTTCATTAGCATCTCTGTCTCTCTTGGGGaggtccccccccccccttttttttttttaaggagaaactCTGCCCTTTTTATCATACCAATGCCATTGGGAACTAGGCAATGTGCTAATTAGCTGTTACTTTTCATGTCTTCGGCTTGAATTCTCCAACTTTGGAATGGGGGAGAGAAGAGATTAATATAAAAAGATGAATACTGATTGATCAAAACTGCATCTGAAGAGGAGCGGTTTTGTTCAGAATCAGAAAAGTCCTCATTTTCATCTCGAGCATAATAAAGcatctgaaataataaaagcatctgaaaaaaaaaaaatcaaatgcttcTGAGTGGGAGGGAAAGCTTTTTTATTATACCTCTATCTTAGCCAGTACGCCTCGCTTTGCCTTTTCAGGCCAGAGACCTTTGAATCTCCCAACAAAACCGGCCACTATTGATCCATTTTACACGTTTGAGTTGATAGATCTAATCCCAGCGATCGCTGGCTGAAAGCGGGGTTGGTGCTTAGTTAAGCCTAAATCTCCTTTTCACGACCCCAGGTTGATGGGTGCCCACCCAAAGGGAGGGGGGCAGTGGGTGCTGGTCCCACTCTGCTCAGTGCTGTGTGTCCCCCCAACAGCTGCCTCCGCCGTGGTCCCCATCCCCGGGACCTTCTCCTGGCCGCTGGCCGCCCGTGGCAAACCCCGCCGGGGGATGCTGCGCCGCGCCGTCT
Above is a window of Caloenas nicobarica isolate bCalNic1 chromosome 5, bCalNic1.hap1, whole genome shotgun sequence DNA encoding:
- the DBX1 gene encoding homeobox protein DBX1, with the translated sequence MMFPSLIAPPAGYPSLLRPTPTLTLPQSLQSAFSSHSSFLVEDLIRISRPTSYLPRTAPPPSMSPPTSASRTDSGTPELASSTTAAGSRRICSPQTSSSDSTFLKFGVNAILSSAPRTEASPLLQNVHPKTFSFPYFEGSFQPFIRSSYFPAASAVVPIPGTFSWPLAARGKPRRGMLRRAVFSDVQRKALEKMFQKQKYISKPDRKKLAAKLGLKDSQVKIWFQNRRMKWRNSKERELLSSGGCREQTLPTKFNPHPDLSDVGKKCSGEEEEEEVPAVCPPSPRHPLTYHQSPEHLHLRDRLDSHTSPSPSHSSSPSKPSDFSDSEEEDDEGEDEEEEITVS